The Zerene cesonia ecotype Mississippi chromosome 2, Zerene_cesonia_1.1, whole genome shotgun sequence region TATAGAATAAATGCGCAGTGGCATGGATACATTAACGAGGTACCTAATtatgtaatgatttaaaaattcataacggactttaatattaatgacagCGGCCATCGTTAGTGATTTTCAAGGCTAAGCAAAAGtatgaatttaatgttttctcCACAAAATCATTATTCCTAAGGGAAAAGTAGGTAACTATtcgtaagtaatatttttgtttgttactttaataaaatatttatgttgtgagaattgatttatatgtagTTGTAGTTACagaaaataatctatatttttttcttgagTATGTTATTTACCATATCAATTTAAGTAAGTTAGGGTTCTATTGTTGCGTTCTGTGCGTTACTTATGGCAattccttatttaaaaaaataattataaatacttactgtaatttattttatctataacatCTAAGTACctataccaataaataaaattggaaagtatctttgtaatattaaaataacctctttttattaaatacagaaCATAGATTTGGTACCAAAAAACGTTTAGAtaccaattaataattatctgaCACACATTTGAAagctagtaaaaatatttttttagcagtaaagtaaatttttaattaagtttactaattactaatatatattataatatatagcctatatcactcgtTGAAGATGTAACTTCCAGATggtgatagaatttttgaaatcggtcgagcagtttttgggtgaaaacattaaaaacaccaacaaaaatacaagcttttcatataatattaatttagtattataagcataattttatgatttgtgtGTATAAGTGTGCAGTTCAATGACCCAGTGCAATAATCGAGTTCACGGCGCGTGGGAATCAGAtgcaaaatcaattaattactcATTTAGTTTCTTGAGTTATTGcttactagcttttgtccgcggctttACACGCATTAAAGTCGGAGTAAAACCCTTCCTccctatttttttctttgttcttATACAAACCTTTCgcttgaatcattctatctgTTAAAAcaacatcaaaatctgttgcctaattttaaagatctaaacaTACAGGTACAGACAGAcgaaaagcgactttgttttgtacTATGTATTGACTAGTTTTCCGCCCGTGGCTTCACCCAAgcaatttattgaaaagatAGATAATTTTCGAGATTTGTCTACATGCTTCCCAATCCCTTGGGATATATGGGGTAAAACCTATATTGTGTCCTTTCTCGATTCTCAAATGAACTCCAACTCCGTACCAAATGACATCCAAATCGATTTAGTTTAAGCGTGAAGAAGAggcagacagacggacagacaggcaaagagttactttcgcataatattttttttaatatctaaaatatcataaaagaagaaatggatGTACATATACGCAATTGCGTGTttcaatttcatcaaaatcagatAAGCTGTTTTGCGAAATGATGATCAAACTCTCGAATACGTTGTGGCTTCACTAGCAATGAAAAgtagtaaataaaagttttttcctaaacaaataaaattatttttttaagtcctTATCCGTCGAGGTTAGGGACATGTGCAGTAAGGCAAAATCTAaatctgtaattaaaaaaacataaaactttgCAAACATAACTTGCTATCTGTACTTTTACACCCTCAtctatatagaaaatataataataataaatattcagacGATTTATCTAAAGCCTTGACTCGATTTATTCGGAAGCACAGTAAATTACTCTCGGCTACTGTTTATATGTGATAACAGTACCGTCAGCAAATATATGGTAAATCAGGTATTTTTGTAGTCtgaaaaaaaacgtaatataaataatattagaatttatCACTGCACCTTGAATTTATGACACTTTAActtgtgttattttagtttatactagctgtgacccgcggttgaaaccgcgtaagcgtgctgcgtaaccgtatcccgtaggaatatcggtataaaaagtgcctatgtgttatttcagttgtccagctatctacgaagcaaaatagtattattattcaccaatagatgtcaggaaaaaaaaacacgaataaaacacgaatatgacattatttcagttgtccagctatctacgaagcaaaatagtattattattcaccaatagatgtcaggaaaaaaaaaaacacgaataaaatacgaatatgacattttctaaaaaaattcctagctagatcgatttatcgcccccgaaaccccctgtatactaaatttcatgaaaatcgttggagccgattccgagattccaattatatacaacataattatttacaattatatacaagaattgctcgtttaaaggtataagatttataaaactttgttttaatttaatgcttttagttttaatcgtttcttttcaaataattgtaaCTACGAAACTCACAAAAaccatttaattgaaataaattaaattattttgattaatttattgaactgGCCATCTTGAATACTGCCGCCTTACCCTCTTTTAACGTAACACACTAAATACGTTCTATTTACATAGAcctatatatagtattaaacaattttatttataactatcaCATGACTGTTAcaacaaaaatagaatatcTTATTAGCATTATTTTGCCAACCGTACTTAAGTATTATCACTGATAAGCGATAATAGGTGTTAAAAATCAGTTTTGCGGCAATTTGGCGGGTAACgcctgtgtttttttttaattgaaaatgagGCTAGATAaggttttttatgttatcaaaGACCAAGTGACTGCGAGGGTTTATTCAGTATTCCCAAATAACTttggtatgtatataaatgcattttacagaaataaactattgatgtaaatatatttactttaccaGAATAGCAGAGGTTCTGCTATTAGCCACAATATctgaattataaacaattgtaagtattaatttgtaaacaaacgGCAATATCGTaccgtttatataaaaattgaactaATTCTTTTATCGaaacttcaaataataaattagatttttcgCCTACATCAATATCAATTCggctgtatttattttgtttgtttcaagtGGGTTTACCGTTTTGACGATTCTAAAGCTAGTGCCTTCCATGTagatctatttaaatttgttctagtTATGACAATTTGCGGGCGGTttagtttgataaaaataataacttatttaggACATAAATATTACGAAAGGTTGGAAGCAAAACGATGTCCAATGGTAGATTAGATGTCACGTATCGTCGAACGTTTTGATGGACAACTCGATTTTTGCGGTGTCTTCCGAATTGAGCAGgacataaattacaataagaaAAGGACAAAAAGTGCTTAACTATTCATATAATGTTTCCAGATTCTCGCACTGGCTCAGATGGCGGTGGCGATGCCAACACCCTGGACATGGGCAGCCGGTCATCTCTGCACACGGGCTTGCAGATGTCAGAGGACGAGCACTGGGAGATGAATTATCATGAAGCTGCTATATATCTGGAGGTAATATCCCTGATTGTTTTACTTGTtagcttaataaaaataaatatgttcctAACAAATCAAAACCACTTCCAGGAAGGCCTAAACAACGAGAAGTTTGACTCGCATCCGTCCAGTCCCGAAGAGCTACCAGCCTACCTCCGCGTCCACAACCCGTGGTACCATGGTTTGGACCTCCTAGCGTCGTTGGTGTTAATTCTGCTGGCGTTCACTGAAGACCCCGCTGTCCCTGCTTTTGAAGTAAGAACTTCTAAATTAGACAAGGGTTGTCAtatggtatattataaaaaggggcgaatatgaaaataatttcgccataatttatcattgttatgataaataatacgaatcatttaattaatattacctacaattatttattaagtaaaatgtGTTATgagcaaatttaaattatctgtgattcagatatttatgaaatggGAACTGTCAAAGTGACATTTcaggcatatttttttttttttttttttttttttttaatggcaaTAAGTTAGAACTATTTGCCAGTGTCAAGTTATAAAAGGTAgggaaacaaattttatacaataatgacAGATTTAAGCACGCGTATAATCAGAGAAGTGGTGCTtatcaatatgaaatatacaactttaaataatctatgtaaatatattaaaaattattagtgaATCATCAGGCATATTTATTACGTTGTATTTAACtcattagtataatatttataataaggtaATCGACGaccctatttaattttataacataattatatgtatcactttttaaattacataccaTAAGaagaaagtaatatttatcacTTTTAGTTACCAGTTTGGGCCCACGGCACAATAGAACTGTTGGCGTTGTCGGTTATAGGAATCGAATTGCATCTCAAGTTGAAGTGGATTGGCTGGGGGAccatatttaaacacaaacgCACTATGATTAAGgtacgttttttattattttaatgatagatTTTGAATTGCAAGGTACAcgtgtttgtaattttatctatgtttaatattattaattactaatgtACAatctgccaactcgcacttggccagcgtggtggattatgacctgaaccgtttttttcagttttttataatattcacaaCCAAATTTCTAGGGTATAACCCTCTTGATAATGGTGCTGGAAGCAGTGGTGGTGCTCTGCAGGCAGTCCTCCCACTTCCGTGTGACGCGGGCGCTTCGCCCCATCTTCCTGGTGGACACGAGACACTGTGGCGGGGTCAGACGGTTTATTAGACAGATACTGCAGAGTCTGCCACCTATTTTGGATATGTTGGGTGAGTTCTTGTAGTTATATTTTTGAGGGTGGTTTTCTTAATATTGATAGAGTTTTTGAGGGTAGTTGAagtttttatgacattttggTGAGTATTTGTATTGAGTAGTTTATTCATAATCAATAAACAACGGTAAATGGAACGCTTGTAgagtttaaatttgaaaatgacTTGTCTAGGcaggtaattaaatattatagatcCAATAAATTTGCCTAacgttattaaatgttttttttagtcATTCTGacctacttataattttttgcacCATTTCTACAGGGTTACTGATGTTCTTCGTAGCGACTTATTCCTTATTGGGATACTATCTATTCTCCGAGCATATAGACAATGGGCACTTTAAAACGTTGAGCGATTCGTTTGTTAGTATGTTTGTACTCCTAACCACAGCCAAGTAAGTAtctacattgtttttatttaacaaatgaataatgatTATCGGCTGTgagacatttttgtttttattaaacttttcccAAATGAAATATCCATATTTGACACTTAAAAAATCTTagtcacagataaaaaatgaaattgaagcGATAATTTTACGATGCCCAAGTGTTTGTAAGTTTGATTTTGAGTGAATTTTCAAAAGCTTTTAATATGTCTTAACACcatatgaatatttcttttcCATATTGAAGGGTAAACAGAATTTCTTTTTTCCAGTTTTCCAGACGTAATGATGCCGTCATACGCGAAGTCCAAGTGGTATGCCGTGttcttcattttatatattatcacagTACTTTATGTACTCATGAATTTGGTgagttatattttgatttttagttttattgcatttaccTGCTTTATGcctaaatgaaaaattttgaaagaaccGGAAAAATCATTAGCAATTGTTTCGTATTTCTTGAGTTGGTTGTTAATAGATGCCGTGGGGTGTCCCATGAGCGCATATAACTGAAATTGTAGAAAAATTTAGattgctgaggcgggatcacgAGTGGCTAGGTGTTGTTACGATTCGGTGAATGacacgggttcgaatcccgcttcATGATCGGATTTTTTCTCTTCTATTGTAGCCGTAAGCCATGCGAAGATAGCAAACAAACGATATATAGTGATCATGTATTACACTACGAGTAAATTATTggcaatatttactttatgttAAAGGCACGTTAGGTGATACcactaaacaatttaaattaaaaaaaataggcaCAACAGTTTATACATGCATAATTTTACAGATGCTTGCCGTAGTATACGAGACGTTCACGCGTATAGAGCGCGAGAAGTGCCGCGCGCTGCTGCTGCACCGGCGCGgggccgcgcgccgcgcctTCCGCCTGCTCGTgtcgcgccgcgcgccgcacGCCGTCAAGCTGCGCCACTTCGCGGGGCTGCTGCGCCACTACGCGCCGCACTACAGTACGTATGGCGCGGGGATAGAGTGCAGTATAGCGTGCACACCGCCGCTTGAATGCGCGATGCGATGCGATGCGCCGAGCACCACACGCCTTTAGACTGCGACACTACGTCACACACACTCTAAACTCTGTATAAACAGTCACATTAAATTGACGGGCAGGCGGTAAGCCGTACTTTAACGATTttcactgaaaataaaaaaaaattcttggTTACTTATTTTGATTTAGGCATCATTAAATGAttctattttacataaatgtttttttcattaaatgtcTTTGCCTATATCTTTAACACCGGGGCGTTATAGATATAGGTATAGAACTCGGGGATTAAAGAAAATCCCAAACATTCACAATGTCCGCGCTCCCGCAGGCGGGCTGGACGTGTACCTGATGTTCAAGCAGCTGAACACGAGCGGGTCGGGCGGGCTGGCGCGCGGCGAGTTCGCGAACGTGTACGAGGTGTTCGCGCTGCGCTGGGCGGCgcaggcggcgcgcgcgcccTGGTACGCGCGCTCGCCGCTCGAGCCCGTCGGCCGCCTCGCGCACGCCGTCGTGCGCTGGCCCTACTTCGAGTACTTGATCTGTGAGTGCTTTTGGCCGTTTCTTGTGAGTAactgtgtgtttatttaatgtttactaGCAGCgtcctgcggtttcacccgcgtaaacgGATTTTTCCTTGGAATCCCAATGTTTTCGTGGGGATATTCGATTAAAAAGACgtgtaagttattattatagggTCGCGGGCGGCGGTCAGCCCGcactaaatatttcaaatgattcttttttatttagatgcTGTTGTCTTCCTTCTAAATTTGACCTAATTCTGTCAATTTGAAGGCATTTAATTTTCGGTAAGAGTAAttgtgtgtacaataaagtattcaaTCATTCATTGCTTCTACCACAGACGCGCTAATCGTGGGCAACGGGGTATCGATGGTGCTGCGCGTGCTGGAGGCTGCGGGCGACTTGCAGGACAGCGCGAGGCTGCTCTGCGCCTCGTGGGACACTTGGCTGTTCCTCACGCGTGAGTGGTGAtttctttattcatatatatgagataaaaagtgaagtcccgtgtccccgtactggggtatggggcagatgatatacatctgtttcactgaccgattttctttatggacaagaaggtgatcagccttctgtgtcctgccagaccgagacattttttttttttattgtccccaccgggaatcgaacccaggacctctcggttctacgctcacgcgtttaccactgtaccaaggaggcgtttaccactgtaccaataTATGAGATAACAGACCCATATCTTATATCTTGCTTTTTACGTCATACCgaacaactgagctggtggttcgcctgatggtcaccatcgcccatgaacgttCGATGAaatagtgcctctgcgaatgcttTGCCTGCTtttaaaaggaaaggattgacgactgaaaaggatgaggaaaaggaaacggccCTGCGGCTCTCCAGCTCACCGCACGATACACTATGCATGCATGTTACTATtgcacgccgatcttctgtagGGCTATGGTAACGTCTcgtgtgggggtgtggtactcacccggtgcgagctggcccaattcgttcTCGACTCCCACTTTCAGAATACAAACAACCCAGTCCAGATTCAATTTAGCCTAGCCTGTTTTACCACGGAAATATTAACACATAAATGTATAGTTTTGAATCCTTTGTTTCAGTGTTCCTGCTGGAAGCAGGTCTTCGTATAATGGCCAGCGGTCTGGCTGTTTACCTGGAAAGCGGCTGGAACGTGTTCGACTTGAGCGTGACTCTACTGGCTTTGATGGGAGCCGTGCTGCTGACGATCGCGCCCAAGCTGTTTATCGTTGTTATGTTCAGGCCGCTTAGGTATGTTGTTTTATCTTTAGTATACAtaacacacatttatttaaaacacacaaTATATGATAAGTTACGGTAATATGTTTCAGTTGGTTTTTACTTGTGTACGTgtcttacaaatatttaaaaaacgatttccggttttgttttttcatgttgtgtgattaatttttcatttgtcaatttaaataaatagtacgATCTCAATTctaattagaatataaatatatgaacgtTTTCAATATCCAATCAATTCATTGTTTAGGCACGGAATAAGAAGGTTATTAAAGCTAGGTAAATCTATTCATTTGCACTTTCAGTTGTTATCCTATCTACAGATAGACTTTGCTGTCCATTATGTCTATCTATCGTTTCTGCACATAATTGAGGGAAGATGCTGCCTATCCTTAGTAACTAATGG contains the following coding sequences:
- the LOC119834494 gene encoding two pore calcium channel protein 1-like isoform X2; amino-acid sequence: MRLDKVFYVIKDQVTARVYSVFPNNFDSRTGSDGGGDANTLDMGSRSSLHTGLQMSEDEHWEMNYHEAAIYLEEGLNNEKFDSHPSSPEELPAYLRVHNPWYHGLDLLASLVLILLAFTEDPAVPAFELPVWAHGTIELLALSVIGIELHLKLKWIGWGTIFKHKRTMIKGITLLIMVLEAVVVLCRQSSHFRVTRALRPIFLVDTRHCGGVRRFIRQILQSLPPILDMLGLLMFFVATYSLLGYYLFSEHIDNGHFKTLSDSFVSMFVLLTTANFPDVMMPSYAKSKWYAVFFILYIITVLYVLMNLMLAVVYETFTRIEREKCRALLLHRRGAARRAFRLLVSRRAPHAVKLRHFAGLLRHYAPHYSGLDVYLMFKQLNTSGSGGLARGEFANVYEVFALRWAAQAARAPWYARSPLEPVGRLAHAVVRWPYFEYLIYALIVGNGVSMVLRVLEAAGDLQDSARLLCASWDTWLFLTLFLLEAGLRIMASGLAVYLESGWNVFDLSVTLLALMGAVLLTIAPKLFIVVMFRPLRLMRLYKLKKRYRDVFGTLVLLSPLMSSAGCVMLVMYYFFAIVGMELFAGYNLRNCCVNTTVEDFYKYSENSSTPLGYYYLNNFENILTSGVTLFELTVVNNWFILMNAFATVAGQFSRIYFMVFYLFTMVVLTIVVASVLEAFRFRIQYKRSTTKRDEEKLLHEEVHTSWEEAQRLGASGDLADQLRTHLTPGMQVTFIGTRPRTKEVLQRRMYQSDIQKWLSEEDENEDLQPSTTVTSSEDPLSPPLIQQPDDDNHHIRGGYQL
- the LOC119834494 gene encoding two pore calcium channel protein 1-like isoform X1, with protein sequence MASLRSPSTPTDGYKRFSDDFANSSINNYGSNVTNSRTGSDGGGDANTLDMGSRSSLHTGLQMSEDEHWEMNYHEAAIYLEEGLNNEKFDSHPSSPEELPAYLRVHNPWYHGLDLLASLVLILLAFTEDPAVPAFELPVWAHGTIELLALSVIGIELHLKLKWIGWGTIFKHKRTMIKGITLLIMVLEAVVVLCRQSSHFRVTRALRPIFLVDTRHCGGVRRFIRQILQSLPPILDMLGLLMFFVATYSLLGYYLFSEHIDNGHFKTLSDSFVSMFVLLTTANFPDVMMPSYAKSKWYAVFFILYIITVLYVLMNLMLAVVYETFTRIEREKCRALLLHRRGAARRAFRLLVSRRAPHAVKLRHFAGLLRHYAPHYSGLDVYLMFKQLNTSGSGGLARGEFANVYEVFALRWAAQAARAPWYARSPLEPVGRLAHAVVRWPYFEYLIYALIVGNGVSMVLRVLEAAGDLQDSARLLCASWDTWLFLTLFLLEAGLRIMASGLAVYLESGWNVFDLSVTLLALMGAVLLTIAPKLFIVVMFRPLRLMRLYKLKKRYRDVFGTLVLLSPLMSSAGCVMLVMYYFFAIVGMELFAGYNLRNCCVNTTVEDFYKYSENSSTPLGYYYLNNFENILTSGVTLFELTVVNNWFILMNAFATVAGQFSRIYFMVFYLFTMVVLTIVVASVLEAFRFRIQYKRSTTKRDEEKLLHEEVHTSWEEAQRLGASGDLADQLRTHLTPGMQVTFIGTRPRTKEVLQRRMYQSDIQKWLSEEDENEDLQPSTTVTSSEDPLSPPLIQQPDDDNHHIRGGYQL